Proteins encoded by one window of Candidatus Hinthialibacter antarcticus:
- a CDS encoding nucleoside hydrolase: protein MVQTVKVFFLSLLICTAFTISSFAAGKIRVVLDTDANNELDDQHAIAYMLFNGDVFDVKGITVNRTRNGGPVANHFAEAERVVKLCGLHPKIKVYSGADGEFEQIKQNVGKDSFDGSDAVNFIIEQAKASGEEELVLLPVGKLTNIALALMKAPEIADKVRIVWLGSNYPEPGEYNQVNDEPSLNYILDFDVPFEIALVRYGTPSGTDAVRATLDEIKTIMPGKGPKAAEPVVGRHGESFTSFGDYAVDLFSNIDLHGNPPSRALFDMAAVAIVKDPAWATAKPIPAPILVDGKWKDRPDNKRTIILWENFDKKSIMADFYETMKHYTLVK from the coding sequence ATGGTTCAAACAGTTAAAGTTTTCTTTCTTTCACTTTTAATTTGCACAGCGTTTACCATTAGTTCGTTCGCCGCCGGAAAAATTCGCGTGGTTCTCGACACCGACGCCAATAATGAACTCGACGATCAACACGCGATTGCGTACATGCTGTTTAACGGCGACGTGTTCGATGTTAAAGGGATCACAGTAAATCGAACCAGAAACGGCGGGCCTGTCGCCAACCATTTCGCCGAGGCCGAGCGCGTCGTCAAACTTTGCGGCTTGCATCCCAAAATTAAAGTCTACTCGGGCGCCGACGGCGAGTTTGAACAGATCAAGCAGAATGTAGGCAAGGACTCTTTCGACGGCAGCGATGCGGTCAATTTCATTATCGAACAAGCCAAAGCCAGCGGCGAAGAGGAACTGGTGCTGCTCCCCGTCGGCAAGCTCACCAACATTGCGCTCGCATTGATGAAAGCCCCCGAGATCGCCGACAAGGTACGCATTGTCTGGCTGGGGTCGAATTACCCGGAGCCGGGCGAATACAATCAGGTCAACGACGAGCCGTCGCTCAATTACATTCTCGACTTCGACGTTCCCTTTGAAATTGCGCTGGTGCGCTACGGCACTCCCTCCGGTACAGACGCCGTTCGGGCGACGCTCGACGAAATCAAAACCATCATGCCGGGCAAAGGCCCCAAAGCAGCGGAACCCGTTGTTGGACGCCACGGCGAATCATTCACTTCGTTTGGAGACTATGCTGTAGACTTGTTTAGCAATATTGACCTGCACGGCAACCCGCCGTCGCGCGCGTTGTTCGACATGGCGGCGGTCGCGATTGTGAAGGACCCCGCCTGGGCGACCGCGAAACCCATCCCGGCGCCGATCTTAGTTGACGGCAAATGGAAAGACCGCCCCGACAACAAGCGCACCATCATCCTTTGGGAGAAT
- a CDS encoding Gfo/Idh/MocA family oxidoreductase produces the protein MTASETRRNFLKASAVGAISAASASRVLGANEDIVLGLIGTGGRGKTLLKAITNIKGYRVAATCDLVEDRAKEGAAICEDQWPNVKTYTNLRTMLDREKDLDAVLVASEEGNHGKCAIPALSMGLHCFCEKPVDTTVEKVNQLTRVARKAKGILQFGFQRHYVPAFTKGMELIRSGAIGDVTFMQGKWHWDGDVGGRYLDLIESGGWFLAQACHHADVMLWAMDYQPPVQCGAAGAVTVRHDNDPDPRSENHAAITFQFANNAIFSYTHVMNCCAPFTGEQLWVFGQKGGINLPEGKLHPRAGMGEMQQYTEGVSHWENGTYEELEAFGQHIRNGEKPRIGIEQARLSTIMGIMGRLAMYNANKNEYGLSTVNWADLDVIA, from the coding sequence ATGACGGCCTCTGAAACCAGACGAAACTTTCTGAAAGCCTCAGCAGTAGGAGCGATCAGCGCCGCATCAGCGTCGCGTGTTCTTGGCGCAAACGAAGACATCGTGCTTGGCTTGATCGGCACGGGCGGGCGCGGCAAAACGCTGCTGAAGGCAATCACCAATATAAAAGGGTACCGGGTCGCGGCGACATGCGACCTCGTCGAAGACCGCGCCAAAGAAGGCGCCGCCATCTGTGAAGACCAATGGCCCAACGTAAAAACCTACACCAATCTGCGCACCATGCTCGACCGCGAGAAAGACCTCGACGCCGTGCTGGTCGCCAGCGAAGAAGGCAACCACGGCAAGTGCGCAATTCCTGCGCTCTCCATGGGGCTGCACTGCTTCTGCGAAAAGCCGGTTGACACCACCGTTGAGAAGGTCAACCAACTCACCCGGGTTGCGCGTAAAGCCAAAGGCATTTTGCAATTCGGCTTCCAACGCCATTACGTCCCCGCGTTCACCAAAGGCATGGAATTGATCCGCTCCGGCGCGATTGGCGACGTGACTTTCATGCAAGGCAAATGGCATTGGGATGGCGATGTGGGCGGACGCTATCTCGACCTAATCGAATCGGGCGGATGGTTTCTGGCGCAAGCTTGCCACCACGCCGACGTGATGTTGTGGGCGATGGATTACCAACCGCCTGTGCAATGCGGCGCCGCAGGCGCGGTTACTGTTCGCCATGACAATGATCCCGACCCGCGTTCCGAAAATCATGCAGCGATCACGTTTCAATTCGCCAACAACGCCATCTTTTCATACACTCATGTGATGAATTGCTGTGCGCCTTTCACCGGCGAGCAATTGTGGGTCTTCGGTCAAAAAGGCGGAATCAATCTCCCCGAGGGCAAATTGCATCCCCGCGCAGGAATGGGCGAGATGCAGCAATACACCGAAGGCGTTTCCCATTGGGAAAACGGCACCTACGAAGAACTCGAAGCCTTTGGGCAGCACATTCGCAACGGCGAGAAACCGCGCATCGGCATCGAACAGGCGCGGCTCTCAACCATCATGGGCATCATGGGGCGCCTCGCCATGTATAACGCAAACAAAAACGAATACGGTCTCTCGACCGTCAATTGGGCCGACTTAGATGTGATTGCTTAA
- a CDS encoding alkaline phosphatase D family protein: protein MKRLSYPLAVFLVAAFMLCADAQQERSIQYKKETRLIFDAMDAGKLDAAVAEFNQFLKEYPNDLECYFGLAAAYSLKGDIPKAMENVDLAVGNGLSFGRFLAGPREWFANLYESEAYQSYAQTHHNKYDDLLVHGPLLGCVDHQSAKFWVRTMELAGATVNLSETPNMQTGLKTAWSATKPEDDFTVVLSIDGLKPNTRYYYEIYINGIQKTPVYSFRTFLEPNASAQFSVAFGGGAGFTPPYEYMWNTIAAHDPLAFLFMGDNVYIDNPTSPNVQKYCYYRRQSRPEFRNFVAQRSNFAIWDDHDFVDNDKWGGPDTFSPEWKLPVWNVFKQNWNNPSYGGGETQPGCWFSYSIGDVDFIMLDGRYYRDDPKTPTPSMLGPVQKKWLFDTLKQCKGTFKVIASPVPWSYGAKPGSRDPWQGYKEEREEIFSFLEANKIDGVLLISADRHRSDLWKIERENGYDLYEFESSKLTNIHTHGIMPGSIFGYNDTCSFAQMNFDTTKDDPTVAMEIYSIDDELIHKMTLKKSQISYK from the coding sequence ATGAAGCGTCTATCTTATCCATTAGCGGTTTTTCTCGTTGCAGCATTCATGCTTTGTGCGGACGCCCAACAGGAGCGTTCGATTCAATACAAAAAAGAAACCCGCCTCATTTTTGACGCAATGGATGCGGGGAAACTCGACGCCGCCGTCGCAGAATTCAACCAATTTCTAAAAGAATATCCCAACGATTTAGAGTGTTATTTTGGATTGGCCGCTGCGTATTCATTGAAGGGCGATATACCCAAGGCGATGGAGAACGTCGATTTGGCGGTAGGGAACGGCTTGTCGTTCGGGCGCTTTCTTGCCGGGCCGCGCGAATGGTTTGCGAACTTGTATGAAAGCGAAGCCTATCAAAGCTACGCGCAAACGCATCACAACAAATATGACGACCTGCTGGTGCATGGCCCTCTGTTGGGTTGCGTCGATCATCAGTCGGCGAAATTCTGGGTGCGTACGATGGAACTCGCCGGTGCGACAGTAAACCTGAGCGAGACGCCCAACATGCAAACCGGGCTCAAAACCGCTTGGAGCGCGACCAAACCCGAAGATGATTTTACTGTTGTATTGAGCATTGACGGTTTGAAACCTAACACGCGTTATTATTACGAAATCTATATCAACGGCATTCAGAAGACGCCTGTGTATTCGTTCCGTACGTTTCTTGAACCAAACGCATCGGCGCAATTTTCGGTCGCGTTCGGCGGTGGAGCGGGCTTTACGCCTCCGTACGAATATATGTGGAACACCATCGCCGCGCATGATCCATTGGCGTTTTTATTCATGGGTGACAACGTCTATATCGACAACCCCACCAGCCCCAATGTGCAAAAGTATTGCTACTACCGCCGCCAGTCGCGGCCTGAATTTCGTAACTTCGTCGCACAGCGATCTAACTTCGCCATCTGGGACGACCATGATTTTGTTGATAACGATAAGTGGGGCGGGCCGGATACCTTTTCGCCGGAGTGGAAACTCCCCGTCTGGAACGTGTTTAAACAAAACTGGAATAATCCGTCCTACGGCGGCGGCGAGACTCAGCCCGGATGCTGGTTTTCCTATTCGATTGGCGATGTTGACTTCATCATGCTTGATGGACGCTACTATCGCGACGATCCCAAGACGCCGACGCCGTCGATGCTCGGGCCTGTCCAAAAAAAATGGCTGTTCGATACGCTCAAGCAGTGCAAAGGGACGTTTAAAGTAATCGCTTCGCCCGTGCCGTGGTCATACGGCGCCAAGCCGGGCAGCCGCGACCCGTGGCAAGGCTATAAAGAAGAGCGCGAAGAAATCTTTTCGTTTTTGGAAGCCAATAAAATTGACGGCGTGTTGCTCATTTCCGCCGACCGCCATCGTTCCGACTTATGGAAGATTGAGCGCGAGAATGGTTACGATTTGTATGAATTCGAGAGTTCAAAACTGACGAACATTCATACGCATGGTATTATGCCCGGGTCAATCTTCGGCTACAACGATACCTGTTCGTTTGCGCAGATGAACTTTGATACGACCAAAGATGACCCCACCGTCGCGATGGAAATATACAGCATCGACGATGAACTCATCCACAAAATGACGCTCAAAAAAAGCCAGATCAGTTATAAGTAA
- a CDS encoding sigma-70 family RNA polymerase sigma factor, whose protein sequence is MSCYHSEVKNDAHDAHLIQQYLSGDFASFEALFSRHNDVLFRFVVSLGGPLEQAEDVVQRSWIQAVEHLHEYEDRGRFRSWLFRIAHRIWLNEVFTWWSRNTASMDGADGRDGPPLDHAVCRETPRNIAEKNEASEAFYQALNELSDELRRTVLLRIDAELTFQEIADEMQCPLGTALWRMKEAEKRLKAKLRHSEYA, encoded by the coding sequence GTGTCTTGTTATCATAGTGAAGTGAAAAACGACGCCCATGACGCCCATCTGATTCAGCAGTACCTGAGCGGAGATTTCGCTTCATTCGAGGCGTTGTTCAGCCGCCACAACGATGTACTGTTCCGCTTTGTGGTTTCACTCGGCGGGCCGCTTGAACAGGCGGAAGACGTTGTTCAACGGAGTTGGATCCAAGCCGTCGAGCATTTGCATGAGTACGAAGACCGTGGACGCTTTCGCAGCTGGCTGTTTCGCATCGCGCATAGAATTTGGTTGAATGAAGTGTTCACTTGGTGGAGCCGAAATACGGCTTCAATGGACGGCGCCGACGGTCGTGACGGGCCGCCGTTAGACCACGCCGTTTGCCGCGAGACGCCGCGCAATATCGCTGAGAAAAATGAAGCCAGTGAGGCCTTTTATCAGGCGTTGAATGAGTTGTCGGATGAATTGAGACGCACCGTCTTATTGCGCATTGATGCAGAACTCACATTTCAAGAGATTGCCGACGAAATGCAATGCCCCCTGGGTACGGCGTTGTGGCGAATGAAAGAAGCGGAGAAACGACTGAAAGCGAAGTTGAGACATTCGGAATATGCCTAA
- a CDS encoding sodium:alanine symporter family protein: MDIGVILKTIQGYVWGLPLIILLIGTGVFLTIRLGGIQFWALPGALKLAFSKSDEDAEGDISHFKALMTALAATIGTGNIAGIAAAIAVGGPGSLFWIWITALFGMATKYGEAILAVKYRVVDEKGEMVGGPMYALERGLGAKWLGIIFALFGSIAAFGIGNMVQANTVADALNTTFSVPVWVTGVLLSIFTALVILGGIKRIGTVTGWLVPFMAIIYMAGATVILILNADKIPQALSLVFYHAFNPTAAAGGFLGAIMIETLRSGVSKGLFSNESGLGSAPIAAAAAKTRNPKQQALVSMTGTFLDTIIVCTMTGLVIIISGVWFKEGSSDMEAASLTVEAFSQGLPGTWGGMLVSISLIFFAYSTILGWGYYGEKCVEYLGGIRAVMPYRILWVVVVMIGAVTKLQLVWDFADIMNALMAVPNLIALLLLSNVIVEETRKK, encoded by the coding sequence ATGGATATCGGCGTCATACTCAAAACCATTCAAGGCTATGTTTGGGGACTTCCCTTAATCATATTGTTAATCGGCACCGGCGTCTTTTTGACGATCCGGCTGGGCGGCATCCAGTTTTGGGCGTTGCCCGGCGCGCTCAAACTCGCGTTCTCAAAATCAGACGAAGACGCCGAAGGCGACATCTCCCACTTTAAAGCATTGATGACCGCGCTCGCCGCGACCATCGGTACAGGAAACATTGCTGGAATCGCCGCCGCCATCGCAGTCGGAGGCCCCGGTTCATTATTTTGGATTTGGATCACCGCGCTATTCGGCATGGCCACCAAATATGGCGAAGCCATTCTCGCCGTGAAATACCGCGTGGTGGATGAAAAAGGCGAGATGGTGGGCGGGCCGATGTACGCCCTCGAACGCGGCCTCGGCGCCAAATGGCTGGGGATTATCTTCGCCTTGTTTGGCTCAATCGCGGCGTTTGGTATTGGCAACATGGTGCAAGCGAATACGGTTGCGGATGCGTTGAACACAACTTTCAGCGTCCCTGTTTGGGTAACGGGCGTCTTGCTCAGCATCTTCACCGCACTGGTCATCCTCGGCGGCATCAAACGCATCGGAACCGTCACAGGTTGGCTGGTTCCCTTTATGGCGATCATCTATATGGCGGGCGCGACTGTCATATTGATTTTGAATGCTGATAAGATTCCACAAGCGTTGAGCCTTGTGTTCTACCACGCCTTTAATCCGACCGCAGCAGCGGGCGGTTTTCTCGGCGCAATTATGATCGAGACCCTGCGCTCCGGCGTTAGCAAAGGCCTGTTCTCGAATGAATCCGGCCTGGGCAGCGCCCCCATCGCCGCCGCAGCCGCCAAGACGCGCAACCCCAAACAACAAGCGCTGGTTTCGATGACGGGAACCTTTCTCGACACCATCATCGTCTGCACCATGACCGGGCTGGTGATTATCATCAGCGGCGTGTGGTTCAAAGAAGGCAGCAGCGATATGGAAGCGGCGTCGCTAACCGTCGAAGCGTTTTCGCAAGGGTTACCCGGCACATGGGGCGGGATGCTGGTTTCGATCAGCCTGATCTTTTTTGCCTACTCGACCATACTCGGCTGGGGCTACTACGGCGAGAAATGCGTTGAGTATCTCGGCGGCATTCGCGCTGTTATGCCTTATCGTATTTTGTGGGTCGTCGTGGTCATGATCGGCGCGGTCACCAAACTACAACTGGTGTGGGATTTCGCCGACATCATGAACGCGCTGATGGCCGTGCCTAACCTGATTGCGCTGCTGCTGCTGTCGAATGTTATTGTGGAAGAAACGCGTAAGAAGTGA
- a CDS encoding sulfatase-like hydrolase/transferase yields MNKQKVTRRTFVQSSAAAALSALPAPSVIGAAERPPNIIFVICDQMRGDAMRCVGNRNARTPNLDRMAKDGVLFSRAFCNNPVCVPSRMATFAGRYPHQTGRLSNRPWKGKELDMPNTLGGYFLDRGYRCGWVGKNHTYEKNELEKFDTFSHRAREPFRKYSRFTPPHWHSHTLWPEDQCHPRKNTDEAVEFIKTSSKSEPFFLHVSYFDPHPPYMAPDEFVSRYDSSKLNLPETVAPGRLSKRLEDFANGFNMHELNDADLIETLKFYHAAVEWGVDYQVGRLLQTIKQQGIEQDTVVVFTSDHGDFMCDYRLVRKGIFLYDALLHVPLIWYAPGRVSKGKKANALANGIDIFPTLVDFSGGKPAEYLEGRSLRPFINGEKPSDDDAIFTTGGYGQVQPVNNPSSDLKDEDETPVHTRVMEQSMEPTYETRMVRTRDFKLILNEDDPAELYDLNGGVGERENLIGKSQFAPERRALEKRTDQWRTRTG; encoded by the coding sequence ATGAACAAACAGAAAGTCACACGACGTACATTTGTTCAATCCAGCGCAGCGGCGGCGCTGAGCGCGTTGCCCGCGCCGTCCGTTATCGGCGCCGCTGAGCGTCCGCCCAATATCATTTTTGTTATTTGCGACCAGATGCGCGGTGACGCCATGCGCTGCGTCGGCAATCGAAATGCGCGTACGCCCAATCTCGACCGCATGGCGAAAGACGGCGTGTTGTTTTCGCGTGCGTTTTGCAACAACCCCGTTTGCGTCCCCTCGCGCATGGCGACTTTCGCCGGGCGATATCCTCACCAGACCGGGCGGCTCAGCAACCGCCCGTGGAAAGGCAAAGAGTTGGATATGCCGAATACGCTTGGTGGATACTTCTTAGATCGCGGTTACCGCTGCGGCTGGGTCGGTAAGAACCACACGTATGAGAAAAATGAACTCGAAAAGTTTGATACCTTCAGTCACCGCGCCCGCGAGCCGTTTCGCAAATACTCGCGATTCACGCCGCCCCATTGGCACAGCCACACGCTTTGGCCGGAAGACCAATGCCATCCGCGCAAGAACACCGACGAAGCAGTCGAGTTCATTAAGACGTCGTCAAAGAGCGAGCCGTTCTTTTTGCATGTCAGTTATTTTGATCCGCACCCGCCCTACATGGCGCCGGATGAATTCGTTAGCCGTTACGATTCGTCAAAATTAAACTTGCCCGAAACTGTTGCGCCGGGGCGTCTCAGCAAGCGTCTCGAAGACTTTGCTAACGGTTTCAATATGCACGAACTAAATGACGCTGATCTAATCGAGACGTTGAAATTCTATCACGCCGCCGTTGAATGGGGCGTTGACTATCAAGTCGGGCGGCTTCTTCAAACCATCAAGCAACAGGGAATCGAACAAGACACCGTAGTGGTATTTACCTCCGACCACGGCGACTTCATGTGCGACTACCGTTTGGTGCGCAAAGGCATCTTCTTATACGACGCTTTACTTCATGTCCCGCTGATTTGGTATGCACCGGGGCGCGTCTCGAAAGGAAAAAAAGCCAACGCTCTAGCGAATGGTATTGATATTTTCCCAACATTAGTTGATTTCTCCGGTGGAAAGCCAGCCGAATATTTGGAAGGGCGCTCTCTTCGCCCATTCATCAATGGCGAAAAGCCAAGCGATGACGACGCCATTTTCACCACTGGTGGTTATGGGCAAGTGCAGCCCGTGAACAATCCATCGAGCGACTTGAAAGACGAAGATGAAACCCCTGTTCATACCCGCGTGATGGAGCAGAGCATGGAGCCAACCTATGAAACCCGCATGGTTCGCACGCGAGATTTTAAGCTGATTCTCAACGAAGACGATCCGGCGGAACTCTATGATCTCAACGGCGGTGTGGGCGAGCGTGAAAACCTCATAGGCAAGTCGCAATTCGCACCCGAACGCCGTGCGCTCGAGAAGCGCACGGACCAATGGCGTACCCGAACGGGATAG
- a CDS encoding type IV pilus twitching motility protein PilT, producing MEIAELFKLTYERGASDLLLTAGTPPLIRLHGELIPTEYPTLTPDMVKRLIYSLLNEKQRLEYEEKKELDLSLGLGGTHRFRVNCYWQKGCAAAAFRPIPTEIPRLKTLGLPPIVYDLAMSSHGLFLVTGPTGHGKSTTLASMIDLINLNKRAHIITVDDPIEYIHNHKNSIVDQREVGGDTQSFRNALKYVLRQDPDIIQIGELRDWDTISAALTAAETGHLVLATLHTNDAVQTIDRIIDVFPEHQQQQVRVQLSLSLLAVVSQRLLPKASGDGRVLAAEVLRNTHSCANLIREGKSHQLYSVIETGTKDGMTTLDSSLIKLYQRGMITSEECQMHMRNPNAFMDAALKEKKSG from the coding sequence ATGGAAATTGCGGAGCTGTTTAAACTCACATACGAACGCGGCGCATCCGACCTGCTGTTGACTGCGGGAACGCCGCCGTTGATCCGCCTGCACGGCGAGCTGATCCCGACAGAATATCCGACCTTGACGCCCGACATGGTCAAGCGGCTGATCTATTCATTATTGAACGAAAAACAACGCTTGGAATATGAAGAAAAGAAAGAACTCGACTTGTCGCTTGGCTTAGGCGGCACGCACCGCTTTCGCGTCAATTGCTATTGGCAAAAAGGCTGCGCGGCGGCGGCGTTCCGACCGATTCCGACCGAAATCCCCCGTTTGAAAACGCTGGGGCTTCCGCCGATCGTGTATGATTTGGCGATGTCTTCGCATGGACTGTTTCTGGTCACGGGGCCGACCGGGCACGGCAAGTCAACCACGCTGGCGTCAATGATCGACCTCATCAATCTTAATAAGCGCGCGCATATCATCACCGTCGACGACCCGATTGAATATATCCACAATCACAAGAACAGCATCGTCGATCAACGCGAGGTCGGCGGCGATACGCAGTCGTTCCGCAACGCATTGAAGTATGTCTTGCGCCAAGACCCCGACATTATTCAGATCGGCGAATTGCGCGATTGGGATACCATTTCCGCCGCGCTAACGGCAGCGGAAACCGGCCACCTGGTTCTCGCAACGCTGCATACCAATGACGCGGTGCAAACCATCGACCGTATCATCGACGTGTTCCCTGAACATCAACAACAACAGGTGCGCGTACAACTTTCGTTGAGTTTACTGGCGGTGGTCTCGCAGCGCTTGTTGCCCAAAGCCAGCGGCGACGGACGGGTGCTCGCGGCGGAAGTGCTGCGCAATACCCATTCCTGCGCAAACCTGATTCGCGAAGGCAAGTCGCACCAGTTGTATTCCGTCATAGAAACCGGTACCAAAGACGGCATGACCACGCTGGATAGTTCGCTTATCAAACTCTATCAACGCGGCATGATAACCTCGGAAGAATGCCAGATGCACATGCGCAATCCAAACGCCTTCATGGACGCCGCGCTGAAAGAAAAAAAATCCGGGTAA
- a CDS encoding fibronectin type III domain-containing protein, with protein sequence MLRMIVLFITCIVLLPMTARTEPITSSVIVPEWVAPNFELKCSETPTCENAIFTIFYREQNNETASAWQTISLASAANTRAVPFSGKDGQRFQFRSAVTCDHESDHVALCSFDKFSDMTKALLMSSAPGILLSQSFGVDAPIEGRACGTFEFEWREESMKQRDIDLIGVGFTKEMTTLDWSNYRYLDFYYWSDAPKGFSVRIAAASDEFQAELDTLSRTGDERSQWHYCVIDLDEAFTSPEKRRSIERFAITTPSNSLKLNTKYKLLLDGVHLWRNRNISETRIDSTPPSDPSNLVGEHQSNKMSWSWDSAVDEQSDIEGYSYIWTTHGLHQPPEEVLTKEPKITFAFQPPAFYTSYYMKVRARNRAGLWSDVIETTMDFLPRQDDPTPAPRPTPTPKPED encoded by the coding sequence GTGTTACGAATGATTGTGTTATTCATTACCTGCATTGTGCTTCTGCCAATGACAGCGCGAACGGAACCGATAACATCCAGCGTTATTGTTCCTGAATGGGTCGCGCCGAACTTTGAACTGAAATGCTCCGAAACCCCGACGTGTGAAAATGCAATCTTCACCATTTTTTATCGCGAACAAAACAACGAAACGGCTAGCGCATGGCAAACCATCTCGCTCGCCTCTGCCGCGAATACGCGCGCGGTTCCCTTTTCGGGCAAAGACGGTCAGCGCTTTCAATTTCGCTCCGCCGTCACCTGCGACCATGAGAGCGACCACGTTGCGCTCTGCTCATTCGACAAGTTCAGCGACATGACGAAAGCGCTGCTGATGAGTTCCGCTCCCGGCATTTTATTGAGCCAATCGTTTGGCGTTGACGCCCCAATTGAAGGCCGCGCCTGCGGGACGTTTGAATTTGAATGGCGTGAAGAATCCATGAAGCAGCGAGACATCGATTTGATCGGCGTTGGTTTCACCAAAGAAATGACGACGCTCGATTGGTCAAACTATCGCTACTTGGATTTTTATTACTGGAGCGACGCGCCTAAGGGCTTCTCGGTCCGCATCGCCGCTGCATCAGATGAATTTCAAGCCGAACTCGATACGCTGTCGCGAACAGGAGACGAGCGTAGCCAATGGCACTATTGCGTCATTGATTTGGATGAGGCTTTCACATCACCCGAGAAGCGCCGCTCCATTGAACGCTTTGCCATCACCACCCCCAGCAATTCACTCAAACTGAATACAAAATACAAACTGTTGCTCGACGGCGTTCACCTCTGGCGTAACCGAAATATTTCTGAAACAAGGATCGATTCGACCCCGCCCAGCGATCCATCGAACTTGGTCGGTGAACATCAATCCAACAAAATGTCGTGGTCATGGGACTCGGCAGTCGATGAACAATCAGACATTGAAGGCTATTCGTATATCTGGACAACGCACGGCCTCCATCAACCTCCTGAAGAAGTGCTGACGAAAGAGCCAAAGATTACATTCGCTTTTCAGCCGCCCGCGTTCTACACTTCTTACTATATGAAAGTTCGGGCGCGTAACCGCGCTGGTTTGTGGTCGGACGTGATTGAAACCACAATGGATTTTCTTCCACGACAAGACGACCCAACGCCTGCGCCGAGGCCAACGCCAACGCCGAAACCTGAGGATTAA
- a CDS encoding PilT/PilU family type 4a pilus ATPase yields MDIFALLRQMKIMTASDLYIKVGIPPGYRVNGSINKSDLPPISDEDMDKAAHILMTDHQARLFKDKPDLDFAYTIDTGERFRINLFRQQGHIGMAARCIQDEDLSFEALGLPPVIQKFSELPRGLVLLTGATGSGKSTTLAAMISHINQHFSKHVMTIEDPIEFVYKDNQSIINQREIGYDTQNFHDALRHVVRQSPDVILIGEMRDSDTMMTAISAAETGHLVLSTLHTTDVVHTLDRIINYFPDHMKAQVREEMALSLEGIVGMRLLPRTNGEGRVPAMEILSATPLVRKLLRQGEHWSLPEVMQKGKEFGMQTFNQSLLQLYKQDLITYDDAMLASSNPEEFKLNSQGMFTGTDSISFYQTSEDDN; encoded by the coding sequence ATGGATATTTTTGCGCTTCTGCGCCAGATGAAAATCATGACGGCCTCAGACCTCTACATCAAAGTCGGCATCCCCCCCGGCTATCGGGTCAATGGTTCTATCAATAAATCTGACTTGCCTCCGATCAGCGACGAGGATATGGATAAAGCCGCCCATATCTTAATGACCGACCATCAGGCGCGCCTGTTTAAAGATAAACCCGACTTGGATTTCGCTTATACGATTGACACCGGCGAGCGCTTTCGCATTAACTTATTTCGCCAACAAGGACACATCGGCATGGCGGCGCGTTGCATTCAAGACGAAGACCTCAGTTTTGAAGCCTTGGGTCTGCCGCCGGTCATACAAAAATTTTCTGAATTACCGCGCGGGCTGGTGTTGCTCACCGGCGCCACCGGCAGCGGAAAATCGACCACACTCGCCGCCATGATTTCTCATATCAACCAACATTTTTCAAAACATGTGATGACCATCGAAGACCCAATAGAGTTTGTCTATAAGGACAACCAATCGATCATCAATCAGCGCGAAATTGGTTACGACACCCAAAATTTTCACGACGCTTTGCGCCATGTGGTCCGGCAAAGCCCGGATGTGATCCTGATCGGCGAGATGCGCGACTCTGATACGATGATGACCGCTATCTCTGCGGCGGAAACCGGACACTTGGTTTTGTCAACACTGCATACAACCGATGTTGTTCATACCCTTGATCGCATCATCAATTATTTCCCCGACCACATGAAAGCGCAGGTGCGCGAAGAAATGGCGCTGTCGCTGGAAGGCATTGTCGGGATGAGGCTGCTGCCGCGTACAAACGGCGAGGGGCGCGTTCCCGCGATGGAAATTTTGAGCGCAACCCCGCTGGTGAGAAAGCTCTTACGCCAGGGCGAACACTGGAGCCTGCCCGAAGTGATGCAGAAAGGCAAAGAGTTTGGAATGCAAACCTTCAACCAATCTCTTTTGCAATTATACAAACAAGATTTAATTACCTATGACGACGCCATGCTGGCGAGTTCGAACCCGGAAGAGTTTAAACTCAACTCGCAAGGCATGTTCACCGGGACGGACTCGATTTCGTTCTATCAAACATCCGAAGACGATAATTAA